GGCGGCCCCTACGTGTACGAGGTGAGCGGCAGCGTGTTCTCGCTCGAGCCCCGGCTCGTCGCGCACATCGACGTGCACGATGTGCCCGCCGAGCTGCACACCGCACCTGCCGTGACCCGCACGGGCGTGACCTCCGATGTCGCAGCCTGAGCCGCAGTCCCCGCCGGGAAATACGGCGGTGCAGCGGGCTGCGTCCCCTCGCGCGGCCCCGCGCGACGTGCTGCTGGTGGGCAACCCCAACTGCGGCAAGAGCCTGCTCTTCAACCGGCTCACCGGCCTGCAGCAGCGCGTGGCGAACTACCCGGGCGTGACGGTGGACGTGCGCAGCGGGCAGATGGGCGAGCTGCGGCTGCGCGACTTCCCCGGCATCTACTCCCTCAGCCCGCTCACCCTGGACGAGCAGGTGGCGGTGCGCGAGCTGCGCGCGGGGCTCGCGAGCGAGGGCACCTGCGGGCTGCTCTACGTGCTGGACGCGACCCGGCTCGAGCGCAGCCTCTACCTGCTGCTGCAGCTGCTGCCCGAGGCGGTGGCCGCGCGCGTCCCGGTGCTGGTGCTCGCCAACGTGATGGACGAGCTCGTCTCGCGCGGGGCGCGCCTGGATCTCGAGGGGCTGCAGGCCGCGCTCGGCTGCCCCGTGCTGGGCATCTCCGGGCGCACGGGGCAGGGCGTGCCCGAGCTGCAGCGCGCGCTCGAGAGCTGGAAGGACGCGGGGCACGCCTCGCGCCTGCTGCCCACGCTCACTCCGGATGCTCCCTCGGACGTCGGCGCGCTGAAGGCGCGGGCGCGCGCGCTCGCCCAGGCGCACGGCCCCAACGCGGACGTGCTGCTCAAGAGCCAGCACCGGCTGGACCGCTTCTTCCTCTCGTCTCTCGGCGGGCCGCTCGCCTTCCTGCTCCTGATGGCGGTGCTGTTCCAGGCGGTGTTCAGCTGGGCCGCGCCGCTGATGGACGCGGTGGAGTGGGCCACCACGGCGCTGGGCGCGCTCGTGGCGGGGTGGATGCCGGGCGCGCTGCTGCAGGACTTCGTGCGCGACGGGCTCTTCGCCGGCATGGGCTCCTTCCTCGTCTTCGTGCCGCAGATCTTCGTGCTCTTCGTGGTCATCGGCGTGCTCGAGGACTCGGGCTACCTCGCGCGCGCCGCCGTCATCCTGCACCGGCCGCTCAGCGCCTTCGGGCTCTCGGGCAAGAGCTTCGTGCCGCTGCTCTCCGGGCACGCCTGCGCCATCCCCGCGATGATGGCCGCGCGCACCATCGAGTCGCCGCGCCGCCGCCTGCTCACCATCCTGAGCATTCCCTTCATGTCCTGCTCGGCGCGCCTGCCCATCTACGGGCTGCTCATCGGCGCGTTCATCCCGGCGCACGCCGTGCTGGGCGGGCTGCTCGGGCTGCAGGGGCTGGTGCTCACCGGGCTCTACGTGCTGGGCGTGACGGCGGCGCTCCTCGTCTCCGCCACGCTGCACGCGGCGCTGCCCAAGCGCCAGGGCGTGCTGGGCGATGCGCCCTTCGTGCTGGAGCTGCCGCCCTACCGCCTGCCCAGCGCGCGCGCCATCCTGCGCGCCGCGCTCAGCCGCTCCTTCAGCTTCGTGCGCCGCGCCGCGCCGGTCATCTTCTCGGTCACCATCATCGTCTGGGTGCTCGGCTACTTCCCGCACGGCGCGGGGCACCTCGAGAGCTCCTGGCTCGCGCAGCTGGGCAAGCTCATCGCCCCGGTGCTCGCGCCCATCGGCGCGGACTGGAAGGTGACGGTGGGCGTGCTCACCTCCTTCGTCGCGCGCGAGGTGTTCGTGGGCACGCTGGGCACGCTCTACGGCCTGCAGGCCGGCGGGGACACGGTGCCCACGGCCCTGCTGCAGCAGGGGATGAGCACCGCCACCGCCATCTCCCTGCTCGTCTTCTACGCGCTGTCCCTGCAGTGCGCCTCCACGCTCGCGGTGATGCGCAAGGAGACGGGCAGCGGCCGCATCGCGGCGGGCGCCTTCGTGGGCATGTCGCTCATCGCCTACGCGGCGGCCTGCGCGGCCTACCAGCTCGCGCACCTGCTCGGCTGAGCGGGCGCGCTCGGAGGGCACCCCCGGTACCGGACGGGGAGTGAACTCGGGCCTTCCCCTGCAGGCGGCCGCGTGACATGCCTCCGGGCGAGGCCCCACTCCCTCCGCCCGAGCATCCGCATGACCGACGCCGCGCATCCACCGCCCGCTCCGCTCTCGCCCGCGCTCGAGCGCTTCCCCACCGGCGTCCCCGGCCTGGACACGGTGCTGCACGGCGGGCTGTTCCGCGGCGGCATCTACATCGTCGCGGGCACACCGGGAGCCGGGAAGACCATCCTCGCGAACCAGATCTGCAGCCACCACGTGCGCGGGGGCGGGAGGGCCGTCTACCTCACCCTGCTCACCGAGACGCACGGGCGCATGCTCGCGAACCTGCGCACGCTCTCCTTCTTCGACGTGGGCCGCGTGGGCGAGAGCCTCTTCTACGTCAGCGCCCACCGCGAGCTCGAGCAGCAGGGGCTCACGGGCCTGCTGCAGCAGCTGCGCGCGGCGGTGCGCGAGCACAAGTCCAGCCTGCTCGTGGTGGACGGGGTGGTGACGGCCGAGCACTTCGCCGAGTCCCCCTTCGCCTTCAAGCGCTTCATCCAGGACCTGCAGACCTGGGTGGGGCTGCAGGGCTGCACGGTGCTGCTGCTCAAGAGCGCGGGCACCCAGGGCGACGACGAGGCGGGGCAGGTGCAGCCCGAGCACACCATGGTGGACGGCATCCTGCAGCTGCGCGTGCACTCGCTGCGCCAGCGCCGGGTGCGCGAGCTGCTCGTCAGCAAGCTGCGCGGCAGCGGCTTCCTCGAGGGCAGCCACTCCTACGCGATCGGCACGGACGGCGTGCGCGTCTACCCGCGCCTCGAGGCGCTGCTGGGCGGCATGAGCGCCGAGGCGCCGCCCGAGTCGCGCGACGACGTGGGCTCGGGCGTGCCGGGGCTGGACGCGGTGCTGGGCGGAGGCCTGCAGCGCGGCTCCACCACGCTGGTGCTGGGCTCCTCGGGCGCGGGCAAGACCATCCTGGGCGTGCAGTTCCTCGCCTCCGGCGCGCGCGAGGGGGAGAAGGGGCTGTTCTACGGCTTCTTCGAGAACCCGCAGGCGCTGCTCTACAAGGCCGAGCGCCTGGGGCTGGGGCTCGCGGAGCACGTGCGCTCGGGGCGCGTCACCCTGCGCTGGCAGCTGCCGGTGGAGCGCATGCTGGACGCGCTCGCGCACGACCTGCTGGAAGGCGTGGAGCGCACCGGCGCGCGCCGGCTCGTCATCGACGGGCTGGTGGGCTTCTTCACCTCCTCGCCCTATCCCGAGCGCCTCAGCGGCCTCTTCTCCGCGCTCACCGAGCGGCTGCACCGCGAGGGCGTCACCACGCTGCTCACCGAGGAGACGCGCGAGCTCTTCGTGCAGGAGATCGAGGCGCCCGTGCCGGGCATCTCCGGCGTCTGCGAAAACATCCTCTTCCTGCGCAAGGTGGAGTCCGGGGCGCGGCTGCTGCGGCTGCTCTCGGTGATGAAGACGCGCGACCGCGACAACGACAACGCCCTCTACGGCTTCGACATCGCGCAGGGCGGCCTGCGCCTGGGCAAGGCGTTCCGTCCCGGCCACGCGGTGTTCACCGGCGTCTCCACCCCCAGCTCCGGCGAGATGAGGGCGGATGCGCGCAAGCCCGCGGCCAGCAAGCGCAAGGGCGTGGGGAGCCGCAGCGGCTCGCGCCCGCCCTCCCCCCGCAAGAGCGGGCGCTAGGGAAGGGGAGGGCCTCGAGCGCGCGCCATGAAGCCCACCGTCCTCATCGTCGACGACGAGCTGACCATCGTCGAGTCGCTCCAGGAGTTGCTCGAGTACGAGGGCTACGGCGTGGTGACCGCGCCCAACGGCCGGCGAGCGCTCGAGGAGCTCGAGCGCGCGCGCCCCTCGCTCGTGCTCACCGACTACATGATGCCGCAGATGAACGGGCTGCAGCTGCTGGAGGCGGTGCGCGCGAGCCCCTCCTTGCGCGACCTTCCCGTGGTGGTGATGAGCGCGGTGCACGGGCAGCCCTCGCGCGTGGCCGAGCTGGGGGCCCAGTTCCTCGGCAAGCCCTTCGAGCTGGAGCACCTGCTGCGGGTGCTCGCGGGCGCGCTGCAGCGCCTGCCGCCTCCCTGACCGAGTCCCTTGATTCCCCCGGGCCCGGGACGGAGCATGGCAGGCCCGCGTCACCGCAAAGCACCTCGGAGCGCACATGCTGCAGGTAGGCCTCGACGACATCCGGCTCGGCGGCAGCGCCCGCGACCGCGACGAGGCCATCGCGCTCGTGGGCCAGGCGCTGGTGGAGCGCGGCTTCATCGCCCCCGGCTACGTGCAGGCCATGCTCGGCCGCGAGCGCCAGGGCAGCACGCTGCTGGGCCATGGCATCGCCATCCCGCACGGGCTGCCCGAGGCGCGCGACCAGGTGCACCGCACCGGCATCGTGGTGGTGCAGTTCCCGGACGGCGTCCCCTGGGGCGAAGGGGGAAGGGCCCACCTCGCGGTGGGCATCGCCGCGCGCTCGGACGAGCACATCCAGGTGCTCGCGAACCTCACCGGCGTGCTGGGGGACGCGGCCGTCGCCGCGCGGCTCGCGGTGACCACCGACCCCGCGGAGGTGGCCCTGCACCTCAACGGCCGGGCCGCAGCGCCCGCGCCGCCTGCGCCGGTGCCCCGCACGGAGCGCAGCGTGGCGGTGCGCGCCCCTTCGCCCCACGGCCTGCACGCACGGCCCGCCACGCTGCTGGTGGCGACGGCGCGCCGCTTCCAGGCGGACGTCTCCCTGCGCCTCGGCGAGCGCGTGGCGAATGCGAAGAGCGTGCTGTCGCTGCTGCGCCTCGGGGCCGCGGGCGGCTGCGAGCTCACGGTGAGCGCCGAGGGCCCGGACGCGGAGGCCGCGCTGCAGGCGCTGGTGGAGGCCTTCGCGCGCGGGCTGGGCGATGGCCCCGCGCCCGCGCCCGAGGCGTCCCCGGCCCCCGCCGCCCCGCCCCGGCCCATCGCGGCCTACGAGGGGCGGGTGCTCGCGGGGGTGAGCGCCTCGCCCGGCATCGCCGCGGGGCCGGTGTGGCACTTCAAGCGCGAGCGGCTCGTGGTGCGCGAGCGCGCCGCGGACCCCGCC
This genomic interval from Aggregicoccus sp. 17bor-14 contains the following:
- a CDS encoding FeoA family protein — protein: MQTLRETRVGQSVRVVGLRAGLAASEQRRLGELGFCEGARVRFLCRAPLGGPYVYEVSGSVFSLEPRLVAHIDVHDVPAELHTAPAVTRTGVTSDVAA
- a CDS encoding ferrous iron transporter B; the protein is MSQPEPQSPPGNTAVQRAASPRAAPRDVLLVGNPNCGKSLLFNRLTGLQQRVANYPGVTVDVRSGQMGELRLRDFPGIYSLSPLTLDEQVAVRELRAGLASEGTCGLLYVLDATRLERSLYLLLQLLPEAVAARVPVLVLANVMDELVSRGARLDLEGLQAALGCPVLGISGRTGQGVPELQRALESWKDAGHASRLLPTLTPDAPSDVGALKARARALAQAHGPNADVLLKSQHRLDRFFLSSLGGPLAFLLLMAVLFQAVFSWAAPLMDAVEWATTALGALVAGWMPGALLQDFVRDGLFAGMGSFLVFVPQIFVLFVVIGVLEDSGYLARAAVILHRPLSAFGLSGKSFVPLLSGHACAIPAMMAARTIESPRRRLLTILSIPFMSCSARLPIYGLLIGAFIPAHAVLGGLLGLQGLVLTGLYVLGVTAALLVSATLHAALPKRQGVLGDAPFVLELPPYRLPSARAILRAALSRSFSFVRRAAPVIFSVTIIVWVLGYFPHGAGHLESSWLAQLGKLIAPVLAPIGADWKVTVGVLTSFVAREVFVGTLGTLYGLQAGGDTVPTALLQQGMSTATAISLLVFYALSLQCASTLAVMRKETGSGRIAAGAFVGMSLIAYAAACAAYQLAHLLG
- a CDS encoding ATPase domain-containing protein, with translation MTDAAHPPPAPLSPALERFPTGVPGLDTVLHGGLFRGGIYIVAGTPGAGKTILANQICSHHVRGGGRAVYLTLLTETHGRMLANLRTLSFFDVGRVGESLFYVSAHRELEQQGLTGLLQQLRAAVREHKSSLLVVDGVVTAEHFAESPFAFKRFIQDLQTWVGLQGCTVLLLKSAGTQGDDEAGQVQPEHTMVDGILQLRVHSLRQRRVRELLVSKLRGSGFLEGSHSYAIGTDGVRVYPRLEALLGGMSAEAPPESRDDVGSGVPGLDAVLGGGLQRGSTTLVLGSSGAGKTILGVQFLASGAREGEKGLFYGFFENPQALLYKAERLGLGLAEHVRSGRVTLRWQLPVERMLDALAHDLLEGVERTGARRLVIDGLVGFFTSSPYPERLSGLFSALTERLHREGVTTLLTEETRELFVQEIEAPVPGISGVCENILFLRKVESGARLLRLLSVMKTRDRDNDNALYGFDIAQGGLRLGKAFRPGHAVFTGVSTPSSGEMRADARKPAASKRKGVGSRSGSRPPSPRKSGR
- a CDS encoding response regulator, which encodes MKPTVLIVDDELTIVESLQELLEYEGYGVVTAPNGRRALEELERARPSLVLTDYMMPQMNGLQLLEAVRASPSLRDLPVVVMSAVHGQPSRVAELGAQFLGKPFELEHLLRVLAGALQRLPPP